A part of Primulina eburnea isolate SZY01 chromosome 10, ASM2296580v1, whole genome shotgun sequence genomic DNA contains:
- the LOC140842751 gene encoding probable receptor-like protein kinase At5g20050, whose product MEDRRVNLVGLSTTIVLIILIIVSRVSLKLSKSFFLVLGASLAAIFAVFTVIIIRSRFNTRRKQLENQIDSEGRELRIEYSFLRKVAMVPTKFRERELEEVTDGFRSVIGRGGSGSVYKGTLSDRTEVAVKRIDSEDRGGEKVFKAEVMAIASVQHVNLVRLLGYCSVSSSGPRFLVYDFIPNGSLSRWIFPITRVYNYTTPSGCLSWDLRCRVALDVAKALSYLHHDCRSCILHLDVKPENILLDADHRAFLSDFGLSKLKGREESRVVTTIRGTQGYVAPEWLLENGVSEKCDVYSYGVVLLEIIGGRRCVCVLHEEGKKSHSKRKFQYFPKIVVEKLREGKIMEIVDERLTENGPSMEELEVKKMVFLALWCIQEKPKIRPSMRQVVEMLEGRMAIEEPPHTQMFLVDLSTIRQNEDGATANDRRPRFAQLDRENPSTSIGCSFTFSRLTGR is encoded by the coding sequence ATGGAGGACAGAAGAGTGAACTTGGTTGGCCTTTCCACAACCATAGTTCTCATCATCCTGATCATCGTTTCTCGGGTCTCTCTAAAGCTGTCGAAATCTTTTTTTCTGGTGCTGGGAGCTTCCTTAGCGGCCATATTCGCTGTATTCACGGTCATCATCATTCGGAGTCGGTTCAACACTCGACGGAAACAGCTCGAGAACCAGATCGATTCCGAGGGCCGAGAACTTCGTATCGAGTACAGCTTTCTGAGGAAAGTTGCTATGGTTCCAACCAAGTTCAGGGAACGGGAACTGGAAGAAGTGACGGACGGTTTCCGATCCGTTATAGGCCGAGGAGGATCGGGTTCTGTATATAAAGGGACACTATCCGACAGAACCGAAGTAGCGGTGAAGCGAATCGATAGCGAGGATCGTGGCGGCGAGAAGGTGTTCAAGGCTGAAGTCATGGCAATCGCCAGCGTGCAGCATGTGAATCTGGTGCGCCTTTTAGGCTACTGCTCTGTATCCTCCTCAGGCCCTCGTTTTCTTGTCTACGACTTTATCCCCAACGGGTCTTTATCTCGTTGGATCTTCCCAATAACGAGAGTTTATAATTACACTACACCGAGTGGTTGTTTATCATGGGATTTGAGATGTAGAGTGGCCCTTGACGTGGCTAAGGCTCTATCATACCTGCATCATGATTGTCGGTCCTGTATACTACACCTCGATGTGAAGCCGGAAAACATATTGTTAGATGCAGATCACCGGGCCTTTCTGTCGGATTTCGGGCTATCGAAGCTCAAAGGTAGAGAAGAGAGCAGAGTGGTGACGACCATTCGAGGAACGCAAGGGTACGTGGCTCCCGAATGGCTACTCGAAAACGGGGTGTCCGAGAAGTGCGATGTTTACAGCTACGGAGTGGTGTTGTTAGAAATCATTGGTGGGAGGAGATGTGTTTGTGTGCTGCATGAAGAGGGAAAGAAGAGTCATTCGAAGAGAAAATTCCAGTATTTTCCAAAGATTGTGGTGGAGAAATTGAGAGAGGGGAAGATCATGGAGATCGTGGACGAAAGGTTAACCGAAAACGGGCCGAGCATGGAGGAGCTTGAGGTGAAGAAAATGGTGTTCCTAGCATTATGGTGCATACAAGAGAAGCCTAAGATCAGGCCTAGCATGAGACAAGTTGTGGAAATGCTCGAAGGCCGTATGGCTATCGAAGAGCCACCGCACACACAAATGTTCCTCGTTGATCTGTCAACAATCCGTCAAAATGAGGATGGAGCAACTGCTAATGATCGTAGGCCAAGATTTGCTCAACTGGATCGTGAAAATCCCTCTACATCCATCGGTTGCTCTTTTACTTTCTCGAGACTCACGGGTCGATAA